A stretch of the Teredinibacter haidensis genome encodes the following:
- a CDS encoding SulP family inorganic anion transporter produces MLLHSTKQDWFGNLRGDILAGLVVALALIPEAIAFSIIAGVDPKVGLYASFCIAVVIAFVGGRPGMISAATGAMALLMVTLVKDHGLQYLLAATLLTGLLQIVMGYLKLGSLMSFVSRSVVTGFVNALAILIFMAQLPELTNVTWHVYAMTAAGLGIIYLFPHIPVVGKSVPSPLVCILACTAFAMTTSLDIRTVGDMGELPDTLPIFLWPDVPLTFETLQIIFPYSAALAVVGLLESLMTATIVDDLTDTKSDKNRECKGQGIANIGAGLLGGMAGCAMIGQSVINVKSGGRGRLSTFIAGTVLLILVVFLNDWVARIPMAALVAVMIMVSIGTFSWESIRNLKRYPLSTNMVMIATVVVVVWTHNLAYGVFVGVMLAALIFANKVSHFMYVESELDEEQSIRRYAIHGQVFFNSADKFLAQFNFKEAVEKIIIDLNRAHFWDITAVHSLDMAVIKFRREGAEVEIIGLNAASETIVDRFGVHDKPEELEKVLGGH; encoded by the coding sequence ATGTTGCTCCATTCAACCAAGCAAGACTGGTTTGGCAATTTGCGCGGCGATATTCTCGCTGGGCTTGTGGTCGCTCTGGCGCTGATTCCAGAAGCCATCGCCTTTTCCATCATTGCTGGCGTAGACCCAAAGGTTGGCCTCTATGCTTCGTTTTGCATTGCGGTAGTTATTGCCTTTGTCGGTGGCCGCCCTGGAATGATCTCCGCCGCGACTGGCGCTATGGCGCTGCTAATGGTTACGCTGGTCAAAGACCACGGGCTACAGTATTTGCTGGCGGCGACACTGCTAACCGGGTTGCTACAGATTGTGATGGGCTATTTAAAGCTGGGCAGCTTGATGAGCTTTGTCTCGCGATCGGTCGTAACCGGCTTCGTCAATGCGCTCGCCATTCTGATTTTTATGGCGCAGCTGCCGGAACTGACTAATGTTACCTGGCATGTCTATGCCATGACCGCCGCAGGGCTTGGTATTATTTACCTGTTTCCCCATATTCCCGTCGTCGGTAAAAGCGTACCGTCGCCACTGGTGTGTATTCTCGCCTGTACAGCGTTCGCAATGACCACGAGTTTGGATATTCGCACCGTAGGTGATATGGGCGAGCTGCCCGACACGCTGCCGATCTTTCTATGGCCGGATGTACCGCTTACCTTTGAGACCCTGCAAATTATCTTTCCTTATTCCGCAGCACTGGCTGTGGTCGGTCTGCTCGAATCACTGATGACCGCCACCATTGTGGATGACCTTACCGATACTAAAAGCGATAAAAACCGCGAGTGTAAAGGCCAGGGTATTGCCAATATTGGCGCCGGTTTGCTGGGCGGTATGGCCGGCTGCGCCATGATCGGTCAATCTGTTATTAACGTAAAATCTGGTGGACGCGGACGCTTGTCGACTTTTATTGCGGGTACCGTGCTGTTGATACTGGTGGTCTTTCTCAACGACTGGGTGGCTCGCATCCCCATGGCTGCATTGGTGGCGGTGATGATTATGGTCTCCATCGGTACCTTTAGCTGGGAATCTATCCGCAACCTGAAGCGTTACCCCCTGTCCACCAATATGGTGATGATAGCGACCGTTGTGGTGGTGGTGTGGACGCACAATCTCGCCTATGGTGTATTTGTGGGCGTAATGCTCGCAGCTCTGATTTTTGCCAATAAGGTGAGCCACTTTATGTATGTAGAAAGCGAGCTGGACGAGGAACAAAGTATTCGCCGCTACGCTATCCACGGGCAGGTATTTTTCAACTCGGCCGATAAATTCCTCGCTCAATTTAACTTTAAAGAGGCTGTTGAAAAAATTATTATCGATCTTAATCGCGCGCACTTCTGGGATATTACCGCTGTTCACTCGCTGGATATGGCCGTTATCAAGTTCCGCCGTGAGGGTGCAGAAGTCGAGATAATAGGCCTGAACGCTGCCAGCGAAACCATCGTCGACCGCTTTGGCGTTCACGATAAACCAGAAGAACTAGAAAAAGTATTGGGGGGACACTAA
- a CDS encoding MJ1255/VC2487 family glycosyltransferase, whose protein sequence is MAKILYGVSGEGSGHSSRARLISEFLISEGHQVKIASYDRGYRNLKDDFDVLEIVGLTIVSEDNEVSRLKTIAANLSKIPSGKRALDELRALIKSFQPDCILCDFEPCTAYLATHYSIPLVSIDNQHRMRYMDYQILSELKKDAFITESIIRTMVPKPWVSLITTFHQGTPKNDHSFLFPPILRSQVLELQPRDEGYILVYTTSGFDSLLETLKDFGREKFLVYGYNKDEVDNNIHFRPFSADGFLQDLAACKAVIATAGFTLICEALYLGKPYLAFPMQGQFEQQLNAFMLAKESYGAGCAAPSYADIAAFLYGLPDYKKKLASYEHSGNTKIQEYLRRLLADDLALLKRYRPE, encoded by the coding sequence ATGGCAAAAATTTTATACGGCGTTTCGGGGGAAGGTTCGGGCCATTCTTCCCGTGCGAGATTAATTTCGGAATTTTTAATTTCTGAAGGACATCAGGTTAAAATTGCCTCTTATGATCGCGGATATCGGAATCTTAAGGATGATTTCGATGTGTTGGAAATTGTTGGTTTGACCATTGTTAGTGAAGATAACGAAGTTTCCCGTTTAAAAACCATTGCCGCAAACCTATCGAAAATACCCAGTGGTAAAAGAGCGCTGGATGAGCTACGAGCGCTGATTAAATCATTTCAGCCAGATTGTATTCTTTGTGATTTTGAGCCCTGCACCGCCTATCTGGCAACGCATTACAGTATTCCACTGGTGTCGATTGATAACCAGCATCGCATGCGTTACATGGATTACCAGATTTTATCTGAGTTAAAAAAAGACGCGTTTATTACCGAATCGATTATTAGAACCATGGTACCAAAACCGTGGGTATCCCTGATTACAACCTTCCACCAGGGTACGCCAAAAAATGATCACAGTTTTTTATTTCCGCCAATACTACGTAGTCAGGTGCTTGAATTACAGCCGAGAGATGAGGGCTATATACTGGTTTATACTACCTCCGGTTTTGATTCTTTATTGGAAACATTAAAAGATTTTGGACGCGAGAAGTTCCTGGTCTATGGTTATAACAAGGACGAAGTCGATAATAATATTCATTTTCGTCCTTTTAGTGCTGATGGCTTTTTACAGGATTTAGCGGCTTGTAAAGCCGTTATCGCAACGGCGGGCTTCACCTTAATCTGTGAAGCGCTTTATTTGGGAAAACCTTATTTGGCTTTCCCTATGCAAGGGCAATTCGAGCAGCAGCTAAATGCGTTTATGCTTGCCAAAGAATCGTATGGTGCAGGCTGCGCTGCTCCCTCTTACGCGGATATCGCTGCATTTCTCTATGGTTTGCCAGACTACAAGAAAAAACTGGCATCCTACGAGCACAGTGGAAATACAAAAATCCAGGAATATCTAAGACGTTTATTGGCCGATGATCTGGCTTTACTAAAACGTTATCGCCCTGAATAA
- a CDS encoding MFS transporter: MTSTAKTKHPLLWVPSSYFTMALTYNMLTAAAVVMFSNLGMDNARAAAYASALGLAYTVKPLFAAFLEMYKTKKFFVLASQIILGVGFIGVSLVMSLPSYISIMLVFFWVLSFVGSAQDITSDGVYVTSLDAKQQALFCGWQSLSWNLGKLAMMSVMVVLSGLLHQHIFNHDPHVSGPEWSKSWQIVFALMGAIMLAMAAWHWKVMPEGARAENTPKTPAEAISTLMDAFVTFFQKRGIWIMIGFALLFRVSFGFLNAPSMLFMKDAVANGGLSLTNQQFGIIYGTFGLIALLIGSLVGGAYVARRGLEKALFPLCFCVNIPNVTFLLLAIYQPESHAVVTAGVVVEQFFFGIGSVGFMIYLMQQLAPGKYATTHYAFGTALMGLCMMLTGMVSGALQQIMGYVGYFVFVMAATIPSFLICWFAPFYVKHNTDEETEVSAEAATE; this comes from the coding sequence ATGACTTCGACCGCTAAGACCAAACACCCCTTGCTTTGGGTGCCTTCCAGTTACTTTACCATGGCCCTTACCTACAACATGCTTACGGCAGCCGCTGTTGTAATGTTTAGCAACCTGGGGATGGATAACGCACGAGCAGCAGCATATGCCAGTGCGCTCGGCCTGGCATATACCGTTAAACCGTTATTTGCCGCATTTCTTGAAATGTACAAAACCAAAAAGTTTTTTGTATTGGCGAGCCAAATCATTCTCGGCGTAGGCTTTATTGGTGTTTCGCTAGTAATGAGCCTGCCAAGTTACATCTCCATTATGCTGGTTTTCTTTTGGGTGTTGTCTTTTGTTGGCTCAGCCCAAGACATTACATCCGACGGCGTATATGTTACCTCGCTCGACGCAAAACAACAGGCTCTCTTCTGCGGCTGGCAGAGCCTTAGCTGGAACCTGGGTAAATTGGCAATGATGAGTGTGATGGTGGTGCTCAGCGGTCTACTGCATCAGCATATTTTTAACCACGACCCACATGTATCCGGCCCCGAGTGGAGTAAATCCTGGCAAATCGTTTTCGCACTGATGGGAGCCATTATGCTAGCCATGGCCGCCTGGCACTGGAAAGTTATGCCCGAAGGTGCACGCGCCGAAAACACACCTAAAACCCCCGCTGAAGCCATTAGCACTCTTATGGATGCTTTTGTCACCTTCTTCCAAAAACGCGGCATTTGGATAATGATCGGCTTTGCCCTGCTGTTCCGCGTCAGTTTCGGTTTTTTGAATGCACCCAGCATGCTGTTTATGAAAGATGCTGTCGCCAATGGCGGGCTGTCTTTAACCAACCAGCAGTTCGGTATTATTTACGGCACATTCGGCCTTATTGCACTGCTTATCGGCTCTTTGGTTGGCGGCGCCTACGTTGCTAGAAGAGGTCTCGAAAAAGCTCTGTTTCCTCTCTGCTTTTGCGTCAACATACCCAACGTTACCTTCCTGTTGCTGGCCATCTACCAACCCGAAAGCCACGCCGTTGTGACTGCAGGTGTAGTAGTGGAACAATTCTTTTTTGGCATTGGCTCCGTAGGCTTTATGATCTACTTAATGCAACAACTGGCACCGGGTAAATACGCCACAACGCACTATGCCTTTGGTACCGCGCTAATGGGCCTGTGCATGATGCTAACCGGTATGGTAAGTGGCGCACTGCAACAAATTATGGGCTACGTTGGCTACTTTGTTTTTGTTATGGCCGCCACTATCCCCTCCTTCCTGATTTGCTGGTTTGCACCTTTCTACGTGAAGCACAATACAGACGAAGAAACTGAGGTTAGCGCCGAAGCCGCTACCGAATAA
- a CDS encoding glycoside hydrolase family 27 protein translates to MKKIILTFTVLCLAALAQAQKYEGLALTPPMGWNSWNTFEVEVNEKLIKETVDILVSSGMREAGYTYVVVDDGWEALERDDGGNLVPDPKKFPSGMKALGDYIHANGLKFGIHNDAGTRTCNGFPGGRGHEYQDARLYASWGVDYLKYDWCATGTANAPETYKTMRDALYAAKRPVVFSLCEWGNNKPWEWAQDIGHLWRTTGDITDCYNCQGEYDMGLRFILQLQEGLEKYAGPGHWNDPDMLEVGNPGLSLAESRSHFTLWSMLAAPLMAGNDLRKMTPETLAILTNKDAIAINQDKLGKQAYRYMKHLDKVIYVKELSNDEWAIAWHNTGDKAFTLRINWKHFDFLNGTYNIKDVWKNKAVGTTHKNMEINIDSHDVVFLKLRKS, encoded by the coding sequence ATGAAAAAAATAATTCTAACCTTCACCGTGCTTTGCCTGGCCGCACTGGCGCAGGCGCAAAAATATGAAGGCTTGGCGCTCACGCCCCCTATGGGCTGGAATAGCTGGAATACATTCGAGGTCGAGGTGAATGAAAAACTGATCAAAGAAACGGTCGATATTCTCGTTAGTAGTGGTATGCGAGAGGCGGGTTATACCTACGTGGTTGTAGACGATGGCTGGGAAGCCTTAGAGCGGGATGACGGCGGCAACCTGGTGCCTGACCCCAAAAAATTTCCCAGCGGTATGAAAGCGTTGGGCGACTATATTCATGCCAACGGCTTGAAGTTCGGTATTCATAACGATGCGGGAACGCGTACTTGTAATGGTTTCCCTGGTGGTCGGGGGCATGAATATCAAGATGCTAGGCTCTATGCCTCCTGGGGTGTTGACTATTTGAAATATGACTGGTGCGCAACCGGGACGGCCAATGCGCCGGAAACTTACAAGACAATGCGCGATGCATTGTACGCAGCGAAACGGCCTGTGGTGTTTAGTTTGTGCGAATGGGGCAATAACAAACCCTGGGAGTGGGCACAGGATATTGGCCATTTGTGGCGAACCACGGGCGACATTACCGACTGCTACAACTGCCAGGGTGAATACGATATGGGTTTGCGTTTTATTCTCCAATTGCAGGAGGGCTTGGAAAAATATGCCGGCCCCGGGCACTGGAATGATCCGGATATGCTGGAGGTCGGTAACCCCGGTTTAAGCCTTGCAGAATCACGCTCACACTTTACCCTGTGGTCGATGTTGGCGGCTCCGCTAATGGCGGGCAATGATTTACGCAAAATGACGCCCGAGACCCTCGCCATCCTTACCAACAAAGATGCCATTGCTATCAATCAGGACAAGCTGGGTAAGCAAGCGTATCGCTATATGAAACACCTGGACAAGGTGATTTATGTAAAAGAATTATCCAATGATGAATGGGCAATTGCCTGGCATAACACGGGAGATAAAGCCTTTACCCTGCGTATTAATTGGAAGCACTTTGATTTCCTCAATGGGACATACAATATTAAGGATGTGTGGAAGAATAAGGCGGTGGGAACCACCCATAAAAATATGGAGATTAATATCGATAGTCACGATGTGGTTTTTTTAAAGCTGAGAAAAAGCTAA
- a CDS encoding glycoside hydrolase family 16 protein: MKTVKNCGILFALLVSTTIFLSSCGGGSQNASPSIMPTPTPTPTPTPTPTPTPTPTPTPTAAPEPLPFPVVSENWSLIWSDEFDGAEINREDWNLELSCWGGGNNEKQCYTESESNAFVSDGLLNIVARREDHTDYNGYDGLSGDLVTLPYTSARLTTKHHQQWTFGRFEFRAKLPFGQGSWPAVWMLPTDSPYGGWAASGEIDIMEAVNLKVDGESRVHGTLHYGRSWPENVYSGEAYQLPGELNPADDFHIYALEWQEGEIRWYVDGFHYATQRSSGWYSQYDTAAGLVNASDGAPFDSDQQFHLLINFAVGGDWPENVNRGGIDESAFPQTFLVDWIRVYECNVSPQSGEGCAAIGTEATILPGHSRPTL, encoded by the coding sequence ATGAAAACAGTTAAAAATTGTGGAATTCTTTTTGCCTTGCTGGTCAGCACGACTATTTTTTTGTCCTCCTGTGGGGGCGGAAGTCAAAACGCATCTCCGTCGATAATGCCGACACCGACACCGACACCGACACCGACACCGACACCGACACCGACACCGACACCGACACCGACACCGACCGCTGCTCCAGAGCCGCTGCCCTTTCCCGTAGTGTCAGAAAATTGGTCGCTAATTTGGAGTGATGAGTTCGATGGAGCAGAAATAAACCGGGAAGACTGGAACCTGGAGCTAAGCTGCTGGGGTGGCGGTAATAATGAAAAACAATGTTATACCGAGAGTGAAAGTAACGCTTTTGTTTCCGACGGTTTACTCAATATTGTTGCGCGCCGTGAAGATCATACAGACTATAACGGCTACGATGGTTTGTCTGGTGATCTGGTAACGCTGCCCTATACCTCTGCGCGACTGACGACAAAGCATCATCAGCAGTGGACATTTGGTCGCTTCGAATTTCGGGCAAAGTTGCCTTTCGGGCAGGGTTCCTGGCCTGCCGTATGGATGCTGCCAACAGATTCTCCCTACGGTGGTTGGGCGGCCAGTGGAGAGATCGATATTATGGAGGCCGTTAACCTTAAAGTGGACGGCGAAAGCCGTGTGCATGGCACCTTGCATTATGGTCGTAGCTGGCCAGAAAATGTTTACAGCGGCGAAGCTTATCAACTTCCAGGCGAGCTAAATCCCGCAGACGATTTTCATATTTATGCGCTCGAGTGGCAGGAGGGGGAAATTCGATGGTATGTCGATGGATTCCATTATGCGACACAACGATCATCTGGCTGGTACTCTCAATATGACACCGCGGCCGGGCTAGTAAATGCAAGCGACGGCGCTCCCTTCGATAGCGATCAACAGTTTCACTTACTGATAAATTTTGCCGTCGGCGGTGATTGGCCAGAGAACGTAAACCGGGGAGGAATTGATGAAAGTGCTTTTCCCCAAACGTTTCTCGTAGATTGGATTCGTGTGTATGAGTGCAATGTTTCGCCACAAAGCGGAGAGGGGTGCGCAGCCATCGGAACAGAGGCCACTATATTGCCCGGCCATAGTCGACCGACTCTCTGA
- a CDS encoding YaiI/YqxD family protein: MAIWVDADACPVVIREILIRASQRTGVEVTFVANQRLALPSIPSVKMLQVMAGFDVADNEIVQRVSPNDLVITNDIPLAAEVIEKSGMVVSHRGEKFTPNNIRARLNMRDFMETMRASGEHGGGPPALSQADRQMFAKVLDGYLAKNPLG, translated from the coding sequence ATGGCAATATGGGTGGACGCAGATGCTTGTCCCGTTGTGATTCGTGAAATACTTATTCGCGCCTCGCAGCGCACCGGAGTTGAGGTAACGTTTGTTGCGAATCAGCGCTTAGCGCTGCCTAGTATTCCCAGCGTTAAGATGCTGCAGGTGATGGCGGGCTTCGATGTGGCCGATAATGAAATCGTGCAGAGAGTGAGCCCCAATGATTTGGTCATCACTAACGATATCCCCCTGGCGGCAGAAGTGATTGAAAAAAGCGGTATGGTGGTGAGCCATAGAGGCGAAAAATTTACGCCTAACAATATCCGTGCACGTTTAAATATGCGTGATTTTATGGAGACCATGCGCGCGAGTGGTGAGCATGGCGGCGGTCCACCGGCGCTGAGTCAGGCGGATCGACAGATGTTTGCAAAGGTGCTGGACGGCTACTTGGCAAAGAACCCGTTGGGGTAA
- a CDS encoding YqiA/YcfP family alpha/beta fold hydrolase, translated as MATLLYIHGFLSSPLSFKARATQRWLYQHRPDIEFLCPALSSYPNEAVSTLSDIMSARHGDTVYLIGSSLGGFWATWLMEEYKAARAVLINPAVAPHKFVAPLIGEELKSYYSEQTFCLQPTHIQDLKNCECEALSRPKNYWLMVQTGDQTLDYRHAIKKYSNCKQLVEDGGDHSFQNYEKWLPQIIDFFESKNS; from the coding sequence ATGGCGACACTGCTTTATATTCACGGTTTTCTCAGTTCCCCGCTATCCTTTAAGGCACGCGCTACCCAGCGATGGTTGTATCAACATCGTCCGGATATCGAGTTCCTGTGTCCCGCGCTGTCCTCCTATCCAAATGAAGCCGTATCGACTTTAAGCGATATAATGTCAGCCCGTCATGGCGATACCGTTTATCTTATCGGCAGTTCCCTCGGCGGATTTTGGGCAACCTGGTTGATGGAAGAATATAAGGCGGCCAGAGCCGTGTTGATTAACCCCGCCGTTGCGCCACATAAGTTTGTTGCGCCACTGATAGGCGAAGAACTAAAAAGCTATTACAGTGAGCAAACGTTTTGTTTGCAGCCCACACATATACAAGATCTGAAGAATTGCGAATGCGAGGCGCTGAGTCGGCCGAAAAATTATTGGTTGATGGTGCAAACTGGTGATCAAACACTGGACTATAGACACGCTATAAAAAAATATTCCAATTGTAAGCAGCTGGTAGAGGACGGTGGTGACCACAGTTTTCAAAATTATGAAAAATGGCTGCCGCAAATAATCGACTTTTTCGAAAGTAAAAATAGTTAG
- the parE gene encoding DNA topoisomerase IV subunit B: MANYTAEDIEVLTGLDPVKKRPGMYTDTTRPNHLAQEVIDNSVDEALAGHARKIEVLLHKDQSVSVSDDGRGMPVDMHPEQKKPGVEVILSTLHAGGKFSNKNYQFSGGLHGVGVSVVNALSQIVEVTIKRDGKVYRIGFQNGDKTVDLHEVDTCGKRNTGTTVRFLPNPQYFDSHKFSVSRLRHVLRAKAVLCPGLEVVFVDEQSGDTDTWLYEDGLKDYLEAATQGWETLPEKPFVGVFSGTTEAADWAVQWLPEGGEIVQESYVNLIPTAQGGTHVNGLRTGLMDAMREYCEIRNLIPRGIKLAPDDIWTNCCFVLSSKLSDPQFSGQTKERLSSREAAAFVSGVAKDAFSLWLNQHTEEGDKLAEFCIGNAQKRVRSSKKIARKKVTAGPALPGKLADCSSDDPAVGELFLVEGDSAGGSAKQARDRVFQAIMPLRGKILNTWEVDSSEVLASQEVHDISVALGIDPGSDNLEHLRYHKLCILADADSDGLHIATLLCALFVRHFPALVRAGHVFVAMPPLFRIDVGQDVYYALDESEKQGILERIAAEKKKGKVNVQRFKGLGEMNPLQLRETTMATDTRRLVQLVIEPGDDTHQILDMLLAKKRSGDRKTWLESKGDLARVD; this comes from the coding sequence ATGGCAAATTACACTGCAGAAGATATCGAAGTTCTTACGGGGCTAGATCCCGTCAAAAAGCGCCCAGGTATGTATACCGATACCACGCGCCCCAATCACCTTGCGCAGGAAGTAATCGACAATAGTGTCGACGAGGCTCTCGCTGGCCATGCGAGGAAAATCGAGGTGCTTTTGCATAAGGACCAATCCGTAAGCGTTAGCGATGATGGTCGCGGCATGCCAGTAGATATGCACCCGGAACAGAAAAAGCCCGGAGTGGAAGTGATCCTTTCTACCCTGCATGCCGGAGGGAAATTCTCCAACAAAAATTACCAGTTTTCTGGTGGTCTGCATGGTGTGGGCGTTTCAGTTGTTAACGCGCTATCACAGATCGTCGAAGTTACAATTAAGCGTGATGGCAAGGTGTACCGCATTGGCTTTCAAAATGGTGATAAAACGGTAGACCTTCACGAGGTAGACACCTGCGGGAAACGTAACACCGGCACGACGGTTCGGTTTTTACCGAACCCTCAGTATTTCGACTCTCACAAATTTTCTGTATCACGTTTGCGCCATGTTTTGCGGGCTAAAGCAGTCCTGTGCCCCGGACTGGAGGTTGTGTTTGTTGATGAGCAATCCGGCGATACTGATACCTGGCTTTATGAAGACGGGCTAAAAGATTATCTCGAAGCTGCAACACAAGGCTGGGAAACCCTGCCGGAAAAGCCCTTTGTTGGCGTATTTTCCGGTACCACCGAAGCCGCCGATTGGGCGGTACAGTGGTTGCCGGAAGGTGGCGAAATTGTCCAGGAAAGTTATGTCAACCTGATTCCCACGGCGCAGGGCGGTACCCATGTAAATGGATTGCGCACCGGATTAATGGATGCCATGCGTGAATACTGTGAAATTCGTAATTTAATTCCCCGAGGTATAAAACTGGCTCCTGATGATATTTGGACCAACTGCTGTTTTGTGCTTTCTTCCAAACTGTCTGACCCACAATTTTCAGGTCAAACCAAAGAGCGACTGTCGTCGCGCGAAGCAGCGGCTTTCGTTTCAGGCGTTGCGAAAGATGCGTTTAGCCTGTGGCTAAATCAGCACACCGAAGAAGGTGATAAGCTGGCAGAGTTTTGTATCGGTAATGCACAAAAGCGTGTGCGTTCGAGTAAAAAAATAGCCCGGAAAAAAGTGACCGCTGGCCCCGCACTGCCTGGAAAACTGGCAGATTGCTCTTCCGACGATCCTGCTGTGGGAGAATTGTTTTTAGTGGAAGGTGATTCCGCCGGTGGATCGGCCAAGCAGGCGCGCGATCGTGTATTTCAGGCGATTATGCCGCTGCGAGGAAAAATTCTGAACACCTGGGAAGTGGACAGTTCCGAAGTCTTAGCGTCTCAGGAAGTGCACGATATTTCCGTCGCTCTGGGAATCGATCCTGGTTCCGATAATCTTGAGCACTTGCGGTACCATAAACTTTGTATTCTTGCGGATGCCGATTCCGATGGTCTTCATATTGCGACCCTGTTGTGTGCGCTTTTTGTTCGCCACTTTCCCGCGTTGGTTCGCGCGGGGCATGTCTTTGTCGCGATGCCACCGCTATTTCGTATCGATGTCGGTCAAGATGTTTACTACGCCCTGGATGAGAGTGAAAAGCAAGGTATACTCGAACGCATAGCCGCAGAAAAGAAGAAAGGTAAAGTCAATGTGCAGCGCTTTAAGGGCTTGGGTGAAATGAATCCACTGCAATTACGTGAAACCACCATGGCCACCGATACACGCCGTTTAGTGCAGCTAGTGATTGAACCGGGTGACGATACGCACCAGATTTTAGATATGTTATTGGCAAAGAAACGTTCAGGCGATCGTAAAACTTGGTTGGAATCCAAAGGCGATTTGGCTCGAGTGGATTAA
- a CDS encoding universal stress protein, producing the protein MSTQKQLVLSCIDGAQFSSAVCDYSAWIAKTVDAPLKLLHTIEHSPAPVVADYSGSIGLGSSEELLNELTKVEAGRSKLLLQKGKLMLQAAKEKAIAAGASDVRMCQRHGSLSESLVDLEEHIRVLVVGIRGEQHESNDKGIGQQLETTIRALHKPILVVNNAFAQPQTIMLAYDGSEAAQKALDMVTTSPLFKAVSCHLVHVVAKETENDSVLVAAKEKLTRAGIDTTSVCLVGKNEDVLPEYQAKHNIDLTVMGAFSHNRVRDFLWGSFTVTMLRKTQKPLLLLR; encoded by the coding sequence ATGAGCACACAAAAACAACTGGTACTGTCCTGTATTGACGGCGCGCAATTTAGCTCTGCTGTATGTGACTATTCCGCATGGATCGCAAAAACGGTTGATGCACCTTTAAAGCTGTTGCACACCATTGAGCACAGCCCCGCGCCGGTAGTCGCCGACTACAGTGGCTCTATTGGTTTGGGCTCGTCGGAAGAGTTACTGAACGAGTTAACCAAGGTAGAGGCCGGTCGCAGTAAATTGCTGCTGCAAAAAGGTAAGCTAATGCTGCAGGCGGCAAAAGAAAAAGCCATCGCCGCTGGCGCAAGTGATGTGCGTATGTGTCAACGACACGGCTCGCTATCGGAATCACTGGTCGATCTTGAAGAACATATTCGTGTATTGGTCGTGGGTATTCGCGGCGAGCAACACGAAAGTAACGACAAAGGCATCGGCCAGCAGCTAGAAACCACAATCCGCGCACTGCACAAACCCATCCTGGTGGTAAACAACGCATTTGCTCAGCCTCAAACCATTATGCTCGCCTACGATGGCAGCGAAGCTGCACAGAAAGCATTGGATATGGTAACGACCAGCCCGTTGTTTAAAGCCGTTTCCTGCCATCTGGTACACGTTGTCGCTAAAGAAACAGAAAATGATAGCGTGCTGGTTGCGGCAAAAGAAAAATTAACCCGCGCCGGTATTGATACCACCAGTGTCTGCCTTGTGGGTAAAAACGAAGACGTGTTGCCTGAATACCAGGCCAAACACAATATTGATCTAACCGTGATGGGCGCGTTCAGTCACAATCGCGTACGCGATTTCTTGTGGGGCAGCTTTACCGTAACCATGCTGCGAAAAACTCAAAAACCTTTATTATTGTTGCGTTAA